A portion of the Babylonia areolata isolate BAREFJ2019XMU chromosome 4, ASM4173473v1, whole genome shotgun sequence genome contains these proteins:
- the LOC143281492 gene encoding 3-[(3aS,4S,7aS)-7a-methyl-1,5-dioxo-octahydro-1H-inden-4-yl]propanoyl:CoA ligase-like, which translates to MPQFQTMPEVLQHWAQEKPESAAFIFRDKNQRRNVLTWASLYTLAGRFAAVLRGKGIARGDLVINTLPNSPERMVCDAGIWMAGAASVNGQCLMADGSDLLNTITQSRAPAILMDPDITGSPWNVLKNHVVMDDEERVTSSQLACVQTVVFVRRVENEGRGDFIGQLKAQEEWFQAEEVKPEDDFCFFTTSGSTGFSKLVIGNQGTLIHFILHNKPFIKKVFGEKVHLNTGQMGWLGGYVIFSVVSGTTYVTCDMRAGIPEDMPQFLWTSIQEEKCDTAGISPVYLPKLAEIMETGSQKSQTAMVSSTWRMDTVALGSLPIQQFIVQAGLKVAHNVLIEYGLTDIGIIGALVVTDSQTFTDHDSGKPFADLQVKIVSVEDEAKPCVPGQVGHILVKGLSMMKGYLNNPKATADAFTEDGFFRTGDVGRLDERGHLIVDGRGSDAIMRGIYAVYPSWIEKRLRECPGVDDVIVIGVPDTLLHEELCACVVLKSDGASMEQVRQFAEGMFVSKDDPQSACPRYFLKFDSYPETGTGKPDRKVIKTQAAQRLGLISASD; encoded by the coding sequence ATGCCCCAGTTCCAGACCATGCCAGAAGTTTTGCAGCACTGGGCACAGGAGAAACCTGAGTCTGCAGCCTTCATCTTCCGAGACAAGAATCAGCGGCGCAATGTGCTGACCTGGGCCTCTCTCTACACGCTGGCTGGTCGCTTTGCTGCCGTCCTGAGGGGCAAGGGGATAGCACGTGGGGATCTGGTGATCAACACTCTACCCAACAGTCCTGAGAGGATGGTGTGTGACGCAGGCATCTGGATGGCTGGAGCGGCATCTGTCAATGGACAGTGTCTGATGGCTGATGGGTCAGACTTGTTGAACACAATCACCCAGTCTCGTGCCCCTGCCATTCTCATGGATCCTGACATCACAGGAAGTCCCTGGAACGTGCTGAAGAATCACGTGGTCATGGATGATGAGGAGCGCGTGACGTCTTCACAGCTGGCCTGTGTACAGACGGTGGTATTTGTCCGACGTGTGgagaatgaggggaggggggatttcaTTGGCCAGCTGAAGGCACAGGAAGAATGGTTTCAAGCTGAGGAAGTCAAACCCGAAGATGACTTCTGTTTCTTTACCACTTCTGGCTCCACAGGTTTTTCAAAGCTGGTCATCGGGAATCAAGGGACTTTGATTCATTTTATACTACATAACAAACCTTTCATCAAAAAAGTATTTGGTGAGAAGGTACACCTCAATACAGGCCAgatggggtggttgggtggttatgTCATATTCTCTGTTGTATCCGGTACCACCTATGTCACGTGCGACATGAGAGCAGGGATTCCCGAGGACATGCCTCAGTTTCTTTGGACCAGTATCCAAGAGGAGAAGTGCGACACAGCCGGCATTTCGCCTGTTTATCTTCCCAAATTAGCTGAAATAATGGAGACTGGAAGCCAAAAAAGCCAGACAGCCATGGTTTCATCCACGTGGCGAATGGATACGGTGGCGCTGGGTAGTTTACCAATCCAGCAGTTCATAGTTCAAGCAGGCCTCAAGGTGGCTCACAACGTCCTTATCGAGTATGGGCTGACTGACATTGGAATCATAGGTGCACTGGTGGTAACTGACAGCCAGACCTTCACTGACCATGATTCAGGAAAACCGTTCGCAGACCTTCAAGTCAAGATCGTCAGCGTGGAAGATGAGGCCAAGCCATGTGTCCCTGGTCAGGTCGGTCACATCCTTGTCAAAGGGCTGAGCATGATGAAAGGCTACCTCAACAATCCCAAGGCCACGGCTGATGCCTTCACTGAAGACGGTTTCTTTCGAACCGGGGATGTGGGCCGGCTGGATGAACGAGGTCATCTGATTGTCGACGGAAGAGGAAGTGATGCCATCATGAGAGGTATCTACGCCGTCTACCCCTCATGGATCGAAAAACGTCTCCGAGAATGTCCAGGAGTTGATGATGTCATCGTCATTGGGGTGCCTGATACCCTCTTGCATGAAgagctgtgtgcctgtgtggtacTGAAGTCAGATGGCGCGTCCATGGAGCAGGTCCGTCAGTTCGCTGAAGGAATGTTTGTGTCGAAGGATGACCCACAGTCAGCCTGTCCTCGCTACTTTCTGAAGTTTGATTCATACCCTGAGACTGGTACGGGAAAACCCGATCGAAAAGTCATCAAGACACAAGCTGCTCAGCGACTTGGGCTGATTTCTGCATCAGATTGA